One Lactobacillus sp. ESL0785 DNA window includes the following coding sequences:
- a CDS encoding AbiA family abortive infection protein, translating to MEELWDLTYEDWNAAVTGFFSILNSQLDKHLQTYPFIRFTNKQREYIESEKFFDQYIKNGIVIGKDMYLKVIDNFIQKGNGSLRSIELVTPLIYLLLIVIGYHLSRNIKINKYSEAYYVGDFENNIYYYKIPYKKYTDKLKKYSKKYKYYCKTDLSNFFPSIDVGLLFKRIRNLCPNESERSLLIYRNLIEYIGNGKFPIVDGNVGLSYIATICYLYNFDKLLYELLGKSNIIKKYKIVRYVDDAYIFFDCDDDLYKDCKLEILIKFQDAVKDSRITENVAKRKFDKCENIKFDLYNDSCNIYAFEYEDLDEDKYCDLDTLINLLKNLNKLEGTCSFNEVKDTIECSLKKEKIDYNSNELINKYIYDKQDYFKESKVKELLFNIANHKKYIFIYYSRQFMQMILNTNDTNYIKKFLNEIFKNSRSTYFSQYNLLMAIQYLLARNFCHSSLLNLIKDENPKIFNYIKLYCKQSKYYHYTEEDFRQLFVIGNNKLYSDFKQNFLYLMYKSNANKSMVLEKFAYYKNYFDRKLTNTLNLFRCFKKPIAYNATYTVKQATKYFKKLYNKKYISQSENEEFQSIVEQACKLRNHNPIDHASSEILSNDNVRNTEIQESIYELNKILIILEKRID from the coding sequence ATGGAAGAATTATGGGATTTGACTTATGAAGATTGGAATGCAGCAGTTACAGGCTTTTTTAGCATTTTAAATTCACAATTAGATAAACATCTACAGACATATCCATTTATTAGATTTACTAATAAACAAAGAGAGTATATAGAAAGTGAAAAATTTTTTGATCAATATATAAAAAATGGAATAGTTATTGGTAAAGATATGTACTTAAAGGTAATTGATAACTTTATTCAAAAGGGTAATGGAAGTCTGCGTAGTATCGAATTAGTTACACCATTGATATACTTACTATTAATAGTTATTGGATATCATCTTTCAAGAAATATCAAAATAAATAAATATTCCGAAGCTTATTATGTGGGAGATTTTGAAAATAATATTTATTATTATAAGATTCCATATAAAAAATATACTGATAAATTAAAAAAATATAGTAAAAAATATAAATATTATTGTAAAACTGATCTAAGCAATTTCTTTCCAAGCATTGATGTTGGATTATTGTTTAAGCGTATTAGAAATTTATGTCCAAATGAGAGTGAAAGATCATTATTAATATATAGAAATTTAATTGAATACATAGGAAATGGTAAATTTCCTATAGTTGATGGTAATGTTGGGCTTTCATACATTGCAACAATTTGTTATTTATATAATTTTGATAAACTATTGTACGAATTATTGGGGAAAAGCAATATTATCAAAAAATATAAAATTGTGAGATATGTAGATGATGCATATATATTCTTTGATTGTGATGATGATTTGTATAAAGATTGTAAATTAGAAATATTAATTAAATTTCAAGATGCTGTTAAAGATTCAAGAATTACTGAAAATGTTGCTAAACGAAAATTTGATAAATGTGAAAATATAAAATTTGATTTATATAATGATTCATGCAACATTTATGCATTTGAATATGAAGATTTGGATGAAGATAAATATTGCGACTTAGATACGTTAATTAATTTACTTAAAAATCTTAATAAGTTGGAAGGTACATGTTCTTTTAATGAAGTTAAGGATACAATTGAGTGTTCACTAAAAAAAGAAAAAATTGACTATAATAGTAATGAGCTTATTAATAAGTATATTTACGATAAACAAGATTATTTCAAAGAATCTAAAGTAAAAGAATTGTTGTTTAATATTGCAAATCATAAAAAATATATTTTTATTTATTATAGTAGACAATTTATGCAAATGATTTTGAATACAAATGATACGAATTATATAAAAAAATTCTTGAATGAAATTTTTAAAAATAGCAGAAGTACTTATTTTTCTCAATATAATTTGCTGATGGCTATTCAATATTTGTTAGCGAGAAATTTTTGCCATAGTAGTTTGTTAAATCTAATAAAAGATGAAAATCCGAAAATATTTAATTATATAAAATTATATTGTAAGCAAAGTAAATATTATCATTATACTGAAGAAGACTTTAGGCAATTATTTGTTATAGGTAATAATAAGTTGTATTCAGACTTTAAGCAGAACTTTTTATATTTAATGTATAAGTCAAATGCTAATAAATCTATGGTTCTTGAAAAATTTGCTTACTATAAGAATTATTTTGATAGAAAGCTGACTAATACTCTAAATTTATTTAGGTGTTTTAAAAAGCCGATTGCATATAATGCTACGTACACGGTAAAACAGGCAACAAAATATTTTAAAAAACTTTATAATAAAAAATATATTTCTCAAAGTGAAAATGAAGAATTCCAAAGTATTGTAGAGCAAGCATGTAAATTAAGAAATCATAATCCTATAGATCATGCAAGTTCGGAAATTTTGAGTAATGATAATGTAAGAAATACTGAAATACAAGAAAGTATTTACGAATTGAATAAAATTTTAATTATTTTAGAAAAAAGGATAGACTAG
- a CDS encoding GNAT family N-acetyltransferase produces MSAFPKWERFPLWQLNLMARHKNVHFQALYDNGKFCGLVYYTVGSQTVYLLYLAVNPNLRGQGYGTQILQHLQAEFPDKQLTLDIEPVTKAAKNYSQRVRRLHFYERNGFHQTSAKLMDADGEFQILTTGKKLNTASVIATLKQMSSGFYHFKVE; encoded by the coding sequence CTGTCAGCATTTCCTAAGTGGGAACGATTTCCATTATGGCAGCTTAACTTGATGGCACGGCATAAGAATGTGCATTTTCAAGCACTCTATGATAATGGCAAATTTTGCGGCTTGGTATATTATACTGTCGGCAGCCAAACTGTTTATTTGCTTTACTTGGCGGTTAATCCTAATCTGCGCGGGCAAGGTTATGGCACGCAGATTTTGCAACATCTTCAAGCTGAATTTCCAGATAAGCAGTTAACGCTGGATATTGAGCCGGTAACTAAAGCTGCTAAGAATTATTCACAGCGTGTGCGCCGGCTGCACTTTTATGAGCGGAATGGTTTTCACCAGACATCAGCCAAATTAATGGATGCTGATGGTGAGTTTCAGATTTTAACAACGGGTAAAAAGCTTAATACTGCATCAGTGATTGCAACATTAAAGCAGATGAGTTCAGGGTTTTACCATTTTAAAGTTGAATAA
- the rlmD gene encoding 23S rRNA (uracil(1939)-C(5))-methyltransferase RlmD yields MEKNQIIDLEITDLSYEAMGVAHYEGMTVFVTNALPGETVSAKILKVKKRFAFAKIEKIIKESPDRVNIELNQWVQTGLASLAHIKYDKQLEFKRNQVVNLLQKAHLDNVEVGQTLPSPEETGYRNKAQVPVRTVNGQLEIGFFRRHSHDLVPLTNFFTTDPEIDRVLVAVRDILRASDVPAYDEIHNKGEVRYLDVRRSKANGEIMVILVCLHKDFPQLEKIAAEIKKIAGVTSLVLNYNPKKTNVILGKADYLIFGKPQIVDQIGDVKFRISPESFFQINSLQTPRLYDLAIKQADLKETDTVIDAYSGIGTIGLSVAKHVKSVRGIEVVRDAVKDANDNAEMNDIHNAKYFVGKAEELMPRWADKGITSDVIFVDPPRKGLTPEFIAGAVKTGPKKIVYISCNPATLVRDLQEFQKLGYDFNRIDPVDMFPQTPHVEAVAVLTRK; encoded by the coding sequence ATGGAAAAGAATCAAATTATTGACTTAGAAATCACCGACTTGTCTTACGAGGCAATGGGAGTAGCGCATTACGAAGGGATGACCGTCTTTGTCACCAATGCGCTGCCGGGTGAAACAGTCAGTGCTAAAATTTTAAAGGTTAAGAAGCGGTTTGCTTTTGCTAAAATCGAAAAGATTATTAAGGAAAGTCCCGACCGGGTAAATATTGAGCTTAATCAATGGGTGCAGACTGGCCTGGCATCATTAGCACACATTAAGTATGACAAGCAGCTAGAATTTAAGCGCAATCAGGTCGTTAACTTACTGCAAAAGGCGCACTTGGATAATGTGGAAGTTGGTCAGACTTTGCCAAGCCCAGAAGAGACAGGCTATCGCAACAAGGCGCAAGTGCCGGTGCGAACAGTTAATGGCCAATTGGAGATTGGCTTTTTCAGACGGCATTCACACGACTTGGTGCCACTAACAAACTTCTTTACGACTGATCCCGAGATTGATCGTGTCTTAGTTGCCGTGCGTGACATTTTACGTGCCAGCGATGTGCCAGCTTATGATGAAATTCATAATAAGGGCGAGGTTCGTTATCTTGATGTACGCCGCAGCAAAGCTAATGGTGAAATTATGGTTATCTTGGTTTGTCTGCACAAGGACTTTCCGCAATTAGAGAAAATTGCCGCAGAAATTAAGAAAATTGCAGGTGTCACGAGCCTAGTTTTGAATTATAACCCGAAGAAGACCAATGTCATCTTAGGTAAAGCAGACTACTTAATCTTTGGTAAACCACAGATTGTTGACCAAATTGGTGATGTTAAGTTCAGAATTTCGCCGGAAAGTTTCTTTCAAATTAACTCGTTGCAAACGCCAAGATTGTATGACTTGGCAATTAAGCAAGCTGACTTAAAGGAAACGGATACGGTGATTGATGCTTATTCTGGTATCGGGACAATTGGTTTGAGCGTTGCCAAGCACGTCAAGAGCGTGCGTGGAATTGAAGTTGTGCGGGACGCGGTTAAGGATGCCAATGACAATGCCGAAATGAACGACATTCACAATGCCAAATATTTCGTTGGTAAAGCTGAAGAATTGATGCCGCGTTGGGCCGACAAGGGCATCACTAGCGACGTGATTTTTGTTGATCCCCCAAGAAAGGGTCTGACGCCAGAATTTATTGCCGGCGCAGTTAAGACTGGCCCGAAGAAGATTGTTTATATTTCATGTAACCCTGCCACACTTGTGCGCGACTTGCAGGAATTCCAAAAGCTTGGTTATGACTTCAACCGAATTGATCCTGTTGATATGTTCCCACAAACGCCACATGTCGAAGCAGTGGCGGTATTGACAAGAAAATAG
- a CDS encoding amidohydrolase family protein, with protein sequence MTTLYKNCNLLDTDKEKMQEAAWLLVDDEGLVGASGKGPAPKADQTVDLQGQYVIPGLINAHTHIMMDPMDNHTAYLTETEATVNAIKNLKTLLRNGVVAIRDCGAVSDTDVKLMKLMHQGRVEGPEIVPSGRPMSILGGHGDFPEGDDGKEVWGHLTTCAADMRQSVREEFKHGAKNIKVMATGGVMSPTDRVDDTELTAEELNAAVEEAHSKHMTVASHAQGNRGIQLSLEAGVDSIEHGIYVDEEQMDLMIKQGTCLVPTLNACQCIFDAPKGSIPDYMIKKDIEVKDIFFKNIGKAIKKGVKIVVGTDAGTPFNRFDNGTTTEMQLLVEAGETPLQALLGATKYAAELIQLSEDYGSLAAGKKADFLVLKDNPLEDIKAVAQEDKQVYQNGKLVK encoded by the coding sequence ATGACAACTTTATATAAGAATTGCAATCTGCTTGATACAGATAAAGAAAAAATGCAAGAAGCTGCCTGGCTGTTAGTTGATGATGAAGGCTTAGTTGGTGCTAGCGGTAAAGGCCCAGCACCTAAAGCTGATCAGACGGTAGACTTGCAGGGACAATACGTGATTCCGGGCTTGATTAATGCTCATACGCACATCATGATGGATCCAATGGACAATCACACGGCTTACTTAACGGAAACTGAAGCGACTGTCAATGCAATTAAAAACTTGAAGACTTTGTTGCGTAACGGTGTCGTGGCCATTCGTGATTGTGGTGCGGTTAGTGACACGGACGTTAAGTTAATGAAGTTAATGCACCAAGGCAGAGTTGAAGGCCCAGAAATTGTCCCTTCCGGTAGACCAATGAGTATTTTGGGAGGTCATGGTGACTTCCCAGAAGGTGATGATGGTAAGGAAGTTTGGGGCCATTTGACTACTTGTGCAGCTGATATGCGTCAAAGCGTACGGGAAGAATTCAAGCATGGTGCGAAGAATATCAAGGTCATGGCTACTGGCGGCGTTATGTCACCAACTGATCGTGTTGATGACACTGAGTTAACCGCTGAAGAATTGAATGCCGCAGTTGAAGAAGCCCACTCTAAACATATGACAGTAGCTTCACATGCTCAAGGTAACCGTGGTATTCAATTATCACTTGAAGCTGGTGTTGACTCAATTGAACATGGTATTTATGTTGATGAAGAACAGATGGACCTGATGATCAAGCAAGGTACCTGCTTAGTGCCAACCTTGAATGCTTGTCAATGTATCTTTGATGCACCAAAAGGCTCAATTCCCGATTACATGATTAAAAAAGATATTGAGGTTAAGGATATTTTCTTTAAGAATATCGGTAAAGCTATCAAGAAGGGTGTCAAAATTGTTGTTGGTACAGATGCTGGTACGCCATTCAATCGCTTTGATAATGGAACAACAACGGAAATGCAATTATTGGTAGAAGCTGGTGAAACTCCATTGCAAGCATTACTTGGTGCAACTAAGTATGCTGCAGAATTAATTCAATTAAGTGAGGATTACGGTAGTTTGGCAGCAGGTAAGAAAGCTGACTTCCTTGTTTTGAAAGATAATCCGTTAGAAGATATTAAGGCTGTTGCTCAAGAAGATAAGCAAGTTTATCAAAATGGTAAATTAGTAAAATAA
- a CDS encoding MFS transporter translates to MTKKQIKYVTLALMLGNIMSGLDGTIINTAIPAIVAALHGIQFMGWIVAIFLLGMSISIPLWTKIGEKITNKLAFELSLVLFIIGSIFEGLAPNIFFFLAARLVMGIGAGGMGSLPYIIVGYIYPNIKTRTRILGYLTASFNVAAIMGPLVGGTIIDAMSWHWVFYLNIPIGIVAVVLSVLYFRPVTPKSKRKFDFSGAFLLALGLLTFLMGIQLLGLTSNLLVGLLVVISLIFIGGFLWREKRATNPIIPLVIFKNRALNGDFLLFAFTWGAYLAVNTYLPMWAQALLGTTALIGGMTLVPNSMVDIMASQSVSFISGRVRTFTLVLIGIISIGISVSGLFWADLHTPIQFLTFVCAFSGIGVGFIFVALQVKVQVDAGLTNMATATSTSYLIRILAQTIMSAVYGVIMNMALARGVQRHSGITMHMMNELSDAKTAKLLPHQLLPLMRQIFHAGIKEIMAVSLLLLVIALILNFYFNWHVDVQQHHKFSQN, encoded by the coding sequence ATGACTAAGAAACAGATTAAATATGTTACGCTGGCGCTGATGCTTGGTAACATTATGTCAGGATTGGATGGAACGATAATTAATACCGCGATCCCCGCGATTGTTGCGGCCTTGCATGGGATTCAGTTTATGGGGTGGATTGTTGCTATCTTTTTATTGGGGATGTCGATTTCAATTCCCTTGTGGACTAAAATCGGAGAAAAGATTACTAACAAACTAGCCTTTGAATTGTCATTAGTTTTATTCATTATCGGTTCGATTTTTGAAGGATTGGCACCAAATATCTTCTTCTTTTTGGCTGCTCGACTAGTGATGGGCATTGGTGCCGGTGGGATGGGATCGTTACCCTATATCATTGTTGGTTACATTTATCCTAATATTAAAACACGGACGCGGATTTTAGGTTATTTGACAGCTAGCTTTAATGTAGCAGCAATTATGGGGCCGCTGGTTGGCGGCACAATTATTGATGCAATGTCATGGCATTGGGTCTTTTATTTGAATATTCCCATTGGTATTGTTGCCGTGGTTTTGAGTGTACTCTACTTTAGACCTGTTACACCAAAGTCTAAACGTAAATTTGACTTTTCTGGTGCCTTTTTATTGGCTTTAGGATTGTTAACTTTCTTAATGGGAATTCAACTTTTGGGCTTGACCAGTAACTTACTTGTAGGATTGCTAGTTGTAATTAGTCTGATTTTTATTGGTGGTTTTCTTTGGCGGGAAAAACGAGCAACTAACCCAATTATTCCCTTAGTAATTTTCAAAAATCGGGCATTGAATGGTGACTTCTTACTGTTTGCTTTTACTTGGGGCGCATATCTTGCGGTTAATACTTATCTGCCAATGTGGGCTCAGGCATTGCTTGGTACTACAGCATTAATCGGTGGCATGACATTAGTCCCCAATTCAATGGTTGATATTATGGCATCGCAGAGTGTGTCGTTTATTAGCGGTAGAGTTCGGACTTTTACGCTAGTTTTGATTGGAATTATCAGTATCGGTATTTCTGTTAGCGGCTTGTTTTGGGCTGACTTGCATACACCAATTCAATTTTTAACTTTTGTTTGTGCTTTTTCTGGAATTGGTGTTGGTTTTATCTTTGTTGCACTGCAGGTGAAAGTGCAGGTTGATGCGGGTTTGACTAATATGGCGACAGCGACATCAACTTCGTATTTAATTCGGATTTTAGCGCAAACAATAATGTCTGCTGTTTATGGCGTTATTATGAATATGGCTTTAGCGCGCGGAGTACAGCGTCATTCAGGGATTACCATGCACATGATGAATGAATTGAGTGATGCCAAAACAGCTAAATTATTACCACATCAATTGTTACCGCTAATGCGTCAGATTTTTCATGCTGGGATTAAAGAAATTATGGCTGTTTCACTATTGCTCTTGGTAATCGCGTTAATTCTTAATTTTTATTTTAATTGGCATGTAGATGTACAGCAACATCATAAGTTTAGTCAAAATTAA
- a CDS encoding amidohydrolase family protein, with the protein MKTVYQNLNLFDGEHNQIQTNSWLEVDEQTGKIMALGSGDAPQADKVVDLQGKYVMPGLINCHDHMVMDPTDPRGVTDFNVVETTVDSVKHLHEMLRSGVTYVRECGSTFDIDLTIAQMINEGKITDVPEVMPSGRPYSMTGGHGDIPNFGYVVDSPDEMRKAVRQGLKRGAKVIKVMTTGGIMTERDFMDDPQLSVAEIKAAVDEAHHKGITVAAHAEGIAGIMNAIEAGVDSIEHGFYVNDEAIDLMLEKGTYLTPTIIAAWAFPEYAAGIAPDWEMNKAKKALADLRQNIAHAKDRGVKITLGTDAGTTFNGFDKTPTELQLLVDDGFSTFEALQTSVNSAKLMQIANEYGTLAAGKYADFLVLDNDPLADIKAVAQEDKAVYKKGHRAY; encoded by the coding sequence ATGAAAACTGTATATCAAAATTTGAATTTGTTTGACGGTGAACATAACCAAATTCAAACTAATTCTTGGCTAGAAGTTGATGAACAAACCGGTAAAATTATGGCTTTAGGCAGCGGCGATGCACCACAAGCTGATAAAGTAGTCGATTTGCAAGGCAAGTATGTGATGCCGGGACTAATTAATTGTCACGACCACATGGTGATGGATCCAACTGATCCACGTGGCGTAACTGACTTTAACGTGGTGGAGACGACAGTTGATTCTGTTAAGCATTTGCATGAAATGCTTAGGTCTGGGGTTACATATGTGCGTGAGTGCGGTTCGACTTTTGACATTGATTTAACAATTGCACAAATGATTAATGAAGGCAAAATTACTGATGTACCTGAGGTGATGCCATCAGGACGTCCATATTCAATGACTGGCGGTCACGGGGATATTCCTAATTTTGGCTACGTTGTTGATTCACCAGATGAAATGCGTAAGGCAGTTCGTCAAGGCTTAAAGCGCGGTGCCAAGGTAATTAAGGTGATGACCACTGGTGGGATTATGACTGAGCGTGACTTTATGGATGATCCTCAACTTAGTGTTGCCGAAATTAAGGCTGCAGTTGATGAAGCGCACCATAAAGGCATTACGGTTGCGGCTCATGCGGAAGGAATTGCTGGTATTATGAACGCGATTGAAGCGGGTGTCGACTCAATCGAACACGGTTTTTATGTCAATGATGAAGCCATTGATCTGATGTTGGAAAAAGGAACCTACTTGACACCAACAATTATTGCAGCATGGGCTTTTCCAGAATATGCAGCTGGGATTGCGCCAGATTGGGAAATGAACAAGGCAAAGAAAGCTTTGGCTGATTTACGCCAAAATATTGCTCATGCCAAGGACCGTGGCGTTAAGATTACTTTAGGTACTGATGCTGGTACAACTTTTAACGGTTTTGACAAGACGCCAACTGAATTGCAACTGTTGGTTGATGATGGCTTCAGTACATTTGAAGCCTTGCAAACTAGTGTTAATTCCGCTAAGTTGATGCAAATTGCTAATGAATATGGTACGTTAGCAGCTGGTAAATATGCGGACTTCTTGGTTTTGGATAACGATCCATTAGCAGATATTAAGGCCGTTGCTCAAGAAGATAAGGCTGTTTACAAGAAGGGCCACAGGGCATATTAA
- a CDS encoding amidohydrolase family protein, whose product MTKTAYTNMNLYDGEQEKVTTGSYLVVDDETGKITAIGTGAAPTADKTIDLAGKYVMPGLINCHDHMIMDPDDPTGGTATDVVRTTVNSVKNLHTMLKSGVTYVRECGSTYDVDITIAHMIDEGKITKVPEVMPSGRPYSMTGGHGDMPNFGHLVDSPDEMRKAVRQGLKKGAKSIKVMATGGVMTKNDFMTDPQLSVAEIHAAVEEAHHKGLIVAAHAEGNPGIMNAIKAGVDSIEHGFYVNDEEIDLMLKQGTYLTPTVVADWAFPTYAEGKVPDWEIKKASDALGDLRKNITHAKDRGVKITLGTDAGTPFNDFSMTPTELQLLAEQGFTNYEALRTSVHSAQLMKIDDEYGTLAEGKYADFLVLDGNPLEDIKAVAQEDKAVYKKGQRAY is encoded by the coding sequence ATGACTAAAACTGCATATACAAATATGAATCTTTATGATGGTGAACAAGAAAAAGTTACTACTGGTAGTTATTTGGTTGTCGATGATGAAACTGGCAAAATTACAGCAATTGGTACAGGAGCTGCTCCTACTGCCGATAAGACAATTGACTTGGCTGGTAAATATGTAATGCCGGGGCTAATTAACTGCCATGATCATATGATTATGGATCCAGATGACCCAACTGGTGGAACGGCAACAGATGTTGTCCGGACAACTGTCAATTCTGTCAAAAATCTGCACACGATGCTTAAATCTGGCGTTACTTATGTTCGTGAATGTGGCTCAACTTATGACGTCGACATTACAATTGCCCATATGATTGATGAAGGTAAAATCACTAAGGTGCCAGAGGTTATGCCATCTGGTCGCCCATATTCAATGACTGGTGGTCACGGTGACATGCCAAACTTTGGTCACTTAGTTGATTCACCCGATGAAATGCGTAAGGCAGTTCGTCAAGGCTTGAAGAAGGGTGCGAAGTCAATTAAGGTGATGGCTACTGGTGGTGTTATGACCAAGAACGACTTTATGACCGACCCACAATTGAGCGTCGCTGAAATTCATGCCGCAGTCGAAGAAGCACACCACAAGGGTTTGATTGTTGCTGCCCACGCTGAAGGTAATCCAGGAATTATGAATGCGATTAAGGCCGGCGTTGATTCAATCGAACATGGTTTTTATGTTAACGATGAAGAAATTGACTTGATGCTTAAACAGGGGACGTATTTAACACCAACAGTTGTTGCTGACTGGGCCTTTCCAACTTATGCCGAAGGTAAAGTTCCGGATTGGGAAATTAAGAAGGCTTCTGATGCACTTGGCGATTTGCGTAAAAATATCACTCATGCTAAGGATCGTGGCGTTAAGATTACTTTGGGTACTGATGCCGGTACGCCATTTAATGACTTTTCAATGACGCCAACTGAATTGCAATTACTAGCAGAGCAAGGCTTTACCAATTATGAAGCTTTAAGAACCAGTGTCCATTCTGCACAATTGATGAAGATTGATGATGAATATGGCACTTTGGCAGAAGGTAAGTATGCCGACTTCTTGGTACTTGATGGTAATCCACTGGAGGATATTAAGGCTGTTGCCCAAGAAGACAAGGCTGTTTACAAGAAGGGTCAACGCGCATATTAA
- a CDS encoding amidohydrolase family protein has protein sequence MSKTVFTNINLFNGKDNEIKADSYLLIDDKTGKIVQVGSGELPQADKTVDLVGKYVMPGLMNCHTHIFMDPTTPDGGSSAGVVPSTVRAVQHLHDLLKSGVTYIRECGSTYNIDIELDKLIKAGKLSRVPEIMPAGHPFSMTGGHGDMPNFGRLVDSPDEMRKAVRQGIKEGAKAIKIMATGGVMTESDALDQPQLSEAEMHVAVEEAHHKGLIVAAHAEGNPGILNAIKAGVDSIEHGFYVNDEEIELMLEKGTYLTPTIVGAWAFIAYAPGKIPDWEMAKISAAWKDLRGNITKAKNAGVKITLGTDAGTPFNDFTMTPQELPLLVEQGFTNFEALQTSLNDAKLMKIDNEYGTLEADKYADFLVLDKNPLADITAVVQENKAVYKKGQRAY, from the coding sequence ATGAGTAAGACGGTTTTTACTAATATTAATTTATTTAATGGCAAAGATAATGAAATTAAGGCAGACAGCTACTTGTTGATTGATGACAAAACGGGCAAAATTGTCCAGGTGGGTTCTGGTGAGCTGCCACAAGCTGATAAGACAGTTGATTTGGTCGGCAAGTATGTGATGCCGGGATTAATGAATTGTCATACGCATATTTTTATGGATCCGACAACTCCTGATGGTGGTTCAAGTGCTGGGGTTGTTCCCTCAACTGTCCGTGCCGTCCAGCATTTGCATGATTTGTTAAAATCTGGCGTTACTTATATTCGTGAATGCGGCAGTACTTATAATATTGATATTGAACTGGATAAATTAATTAAGGCAGGTAAGTTAAGTCGGGTACCCGAAATTATGCCTGCAGGTCATCCTTTTTCAATGACTGGCGGTCATGGTGACATGCCAAACTTTGGTCGTCTGGTTGATTCGCCTGATGAAATGCGCAAGGCCGTTCGTCAGGGAATTAAAGAGGGGGCAAAAGCAATTAAAATTATGGCGACTGGTGGTGTCATGACCGAAAGTGATGCACTAGACCAGCCGCAATTGAGTGAAGCCGAAATGCATGTGGCAGTTGAGGAAGCTCACCACAAGGGCTTGATTGTTGCGGCGCACGCTGAAGGCAATCCGGGGATTTTGAATGCAATTAAGGCAGGCGTGGATTCAATTGAACATGGTTTTTATGTTAATGATGAAGAGATTGAATTGATGCTTGAAAAAGGAACATATTTAACGCCAACAATTGTTGGTGCGTGGGCCTTTATTGCGTACGCTCCCGGTAAGATTCCTGATTGGGAAATGGCTAAAATTTCTGCCGCTTGGAAAGATCTGCGGGGCAATATTACTAAAGCCAAAAATGCTGGTGTTAAGATTACATTAGGCACAGATGCCGGTACGCCATTTAATGACTTCACGATGACACCGCAAGAGTTGCCGCTGTTAGTTGAGCAAGGGTTTACCAACTTTGAAGCTTTGCAAACAAGCCTCAATGATGCCAAGTTAATGAAGATTGACAATGAATATGGCACGCTAGAAGCCGACAAGTATGCGGACTTCTTAGTTTTAGATAAAAACCCGCTAGCTGATATTACCGCTGTTGTTCAAGAAAACAAGGCAGTCTATAAAAAGGGGCAACGAGCATATTAA